The genomic region GTATTCCGGCTTGTCCAGAGCGAGGCACACAATGTACCTGCCTCCTTCCTATCCACATGGAAACCCCCCCACTAGAATACTGACACAATACAAATGGATGAATTTGCACCTGCTGCTCACACAAAATATAAAGCAACAGATAACGACCAAGATGCCAACAGGCTGTGAACTCCTTTGACTCCTTTGTGGTTAATAACGAGGACAACATTACACACCTGTGGGAGTATTTACAGGTATTGTTCTCATACATTGGCCTGAAAGACTCTTGCAACTGTATGATGCAGCCTACAGAACGGATTATGTGATAGAAATATTTGCATTCAAAAAGTTCCTGTCCAAACTGAATAAGAATAACAATTTAGGATCAGCTAATTTATATTAACTCAGTGAAGTTAAAATGTCAGGTTCTGTTGGATATTATGAGCTTGTTTACACATATTGCTAACATCATGGCAAGGCTAAAGTTTGCTAGCTAACACCATATCCAACATGCAAAGCTTTAATTACGCCACTGAAGTACACTAAAGTTAAAGACTTACTTCCAATACTTAAGTACATTAATCATcagaaaattacttttgtttaggGCTGGGGTCGACCCAAAAATGCAGGCATCGAAGCTTAATCgaagtttaatttaaaaaacaaaaaaacaaaaaaaacatgttggcgCCACCAAGAAGTTGCCGTGAGACCCGGAAGGAATATTTCGTGTTTCCGCACGGACAACTTATTGCTGACGGACTCTGAGTGAAATTCACCACTACTAACTAAGATACTTtttagggtttgtttgtggtctctaGAACAGAAAAGGGAGAAAATTGTCATCGCTAAATGTCTtatgtttgtaacaaaacaatctgcgtcaaaatcgctaaataaataaaagagctcGAATGAATTTATTGGTGCCAGACCCACGTAAGATAGCGGCCCTATGTTGTAAGCGAGTGTGTTCTAAACACAATACAGTATGTACTGTAAAATGGAGACTGAGAGTAAAgttcaatttttcattttttttaattctttaacgCTGTACAAATGGACAAGACAACACATACCAGATGGGTTGCTGCTTCAGATGGGTGTACAAGTAAACCTTTTCTCCCTTCTTTACCTCTGGAGCCTCTGACACTAGGGTGAAAATGTTATGTTGAATGCTGTTAAGCATCATCAAATTAACATTAATAAACATGAATGAAGTCATGCAAATGCAATAGGAAATttccattaaataaaacaaaacacaaagtaaGTTTAATGCCCTTTACCTGATTTGGGTTTTGTCTCAACTGGATTTTCAACACCCCTGCAGTGAATACAAGCGGAAAGGGTGCATTAAATCAGAAACATAAAGTTCTCAAGAAGAGCCAAACGAAGACGTTATGTTTGCTTACTCTGACTTTTGAGTTACCGAGCTTCTCAGTTTGCTTTCCAGGCCGCCAAAAAAGCCTTTGACGTCAGTCTTGGATGAGTTCTTAAGCAGGCGCTCGGCGGCGTCCTTCTTAACAGAGAGCCAGGAGTTGGCCTTGTTTAAATACGAGTCCAGTCCAGCTGGAGGGACACCTCGATCAAGGAGCTCTGCGGGAGATGGCTGGGACTTCCCTTTACAGGAAAATACATAGAAAGGCAATTCGGGGTCACTTAACCTTGATTTATACATTAACAACAATGAAATTACATTCCACTCTATGCAAAGTTATTCTTCTAAATACTGTATTAGTAGAAGTCTCTGGTcgtttacatttttgtgtgaGGGGAAAAATTTATTTACCAATATAGTAGTATGTAAAGCACATAGTCATGAGGTTTTTTGCTGGGCTGTAGCCATCCATTTGGTaacatctgcaaaaaaaaaaaaaatgcttacacTGAATTCAAACAGCAGCAATCATGCATTTCATTCTTTTATCTAGTGCTAAAGATAATATTAATTTTCTGACTTACTCAAATAGCACGACTGCAAATGACTGCACCAGTCGATAGAAGGTAGCTTCACTCACACATTTGGAGTGGCAGCGCTGAGTGGGGGAAGAGAAAATTACAAATCAAGAAGATTTTCTGCATTTCCTGTACAGCATTCAGCTCTAATGATTTTAAATGGAGAGGAAGGATTTGTCAGTCAAGAAATCACAATAAATGATTacactgaggggaaaaaaaagtcacatgtcTGTCATTTGGTATCTGGTAAATAGACTAGTCAAACTAGATTGTTTTAGACTGataatttcttccttgtttaccTGTGCACTGACGTATTTCGCAAACCATTCCCTGCCTTTGCCATTCTCGCCAGTGCATAGCTCTCCAAAACGAGCTTTCTCTTCTTGGTCCAAGTCCTGCCTGAGAAAaggttgtgaaaaaaaaatcaaagaaagAGAAGATTGAAAACACAAGCCGTCAGTTTCATAACATGTACAATGGATGATAAATGCCGcagaaaaatattttgacacaagAGACACGAAACATCTAAAACTACAGTGAGAGATTTAAAAATCTACAGAAATGATCCTCAACCGATGCACAAAGTTacagcgccatctgctggataTGAAAGTCACTGCCCCTGTTGGTTGAATGCAGATGGGCTCTAACAATAACAATTCAGTCAGAATAGCACAATTCAATGTTCTTTATTAAGTAAATAATCAAGCATCTTCCCGACCGTGCACCTTACCTTCCATGAAACACTTTCTCCACATACGCCTTCATGAACTCCCTTCTCTCTAAGGCCTCAGCATCAGTTTCCTCACTACTGAGAACAGAAGAGGATGAAGACCGTCTCAGTTCCCACATAGTTGAGGGTGGATCCATGTCATTCTCACTGTCTGCCGACTCTGTTGCGTCGCTctcattttcttcttcatcttcatcatggTGACGTGAACTGGACTCGGTGGGTGCGATCGGCTCGGGCATTGAGGGTTGCTGGGGGAATCTGGAGGACGGGTGCTCTGGGGACAGAAAGCCTGAATGGCCCTGAATGGCATCGTTCATCACAGTAAGAGTTGTAGCCTCAGATGGTAGATCAAAGTCTATGAGGTTGTCCATTGCAATGGAATCTATGCTGGTTCTTTCCCTATAGGTTTCAGATTGAGCTACTAAGTGCTCTGCAGGAACACGATTGTTGCTGCATGAGGTTTCATTTGCCTTGATTGTGTTGATCTGTAAGTTATGTTATGGACATCACCAACACTGCATctgtgaaaagaaaacaagagtGCTTTGCTTTAAATTGCTAGCGTGCTAATGTTTATCAGATAGTCATACTCACTGCTTGTAAAACTACgaaagcgtagagctgccattgtggagtaaacatttttggctggcgagtatgttcgaacatagtcgcaaatgcgttcgaacatagtcgcaaatgcgttcaaacatagtcgcaaatacgttcgaacatagtcgcaaatacgttcgaacatagtcgcaaatacgttcgaacatagtcacaaatacgttcgaacatactcacaaatatgttggaACATACTCGCaggtatgttcaaacatacttggaGGCTACattgctacaaagttagcataccttcccataatgccacggggtattatttgcgcatgcgcgagtgaaaacaaaaacccaatttttttaggcatttgcgCCACTTACGATTTATTTtacttactattttatttaattttaccatttattatgcctgccgtgcatgatttaggttcgtcattttcgccccataatgcaatggggtATTACGCATGCttttttctcggtttggtcatgtgacattcacaagctgagctgcgattggttacctgagcccttgtgatgtcattttcagttgacagcaagttggaaaatgtgtttttaaaaggtacaaattgtacgtgaaaaataataaaagtatcaaattaattaaagacaaaatagtaaccttttattgctataatggcaTAATAAGTGGAGTACAGTATCCCCTTAATTGACTGAGACTAGATGAACTGTCCTTTTTCTGCAGTCACATTGTCTGTAATGTGTTTAAGTCGACGAGGACATTAAATCTGATGACTAGCATTGTTCCAGTAATGCACAGGAGGGGAATCAAATTACTGGCCAAAGTATGTCTGCCACTGCAATCAGAGGTGCCCAAGGCTCGAAATAACTTTTTGCTTTGAGGAGCAGTTTTGCTCATCAGTGACTTCCACTTATTTCGAGCCTTGTACTTGTTACTTTCTGGTTGTTCGTTCACATTAGATTTAAAGTTAAGTTTTGGTAGTTGAATAAATAATGCACTTTGGAAACAATCATCATATTTATTAATCCTGATTTTAACATCAATCAAAAACAATCGTGTTTATCAACCATAAACGACAAGCACTATACATTGCACTACATTTGAACACAAAATCAACATTCCTTAAAAATTGGTTGCACTTCCAGATAGTTTGAATGACAATGAAAATATAACTAAGAGCAGCTCTCTCAAGAAGCACCGCAATCAGGCTGGGTGACAACTTAACAGCATCA from Festucalex cinctus isolate MCC-2025b chromosome 3, RoL_Fcin_1.0, whole genome shotgun sequence harbors:
- the kiaa0513 gene encoding uncharacterized protein KIAA0513 homolog isoform X1, translated to MDNLIDFDLPSEATTLTVMNDAIQGHSGFLSPEHPSSRFPQQPSMPEPIAPTESSSRHHDEDEEENESDATESADSENDMDPPSTMWELRRSSSSSVLSSEETDAEALERREFMKAYVEKVFHGRQDLDQEEKARFGELCTGENGKGREWFAKYVSAQRCHSKCVSEATFYRLVQSFAVVLFECYQMDGYSPAKNLMTMCFTYYYIGKSQPSPAELLDRGVPPAGLDSYLNKANSWLSVKKDAAERLLKNSSKTDVKGFFGGLESKLRSSVTQKSEGVENPVETKPKSVSEAPEVKKGEKVYLYTHLKQQPIWHTLRFWNAAFFDAVHCERKKRSPTTRGIQDGEKDKREKWCHMTQEERDDTSKMDENIAFGQLGTFTHNMLAFGLSKKLCNDFLKKQAVIGNLNKEQYTLLSDHIEKMAAE
- the kiaa0513 gene encoding uncharacterized protein KIAA0513 homolog isoform X2; this translates as MDNLIDFDLPSEATTLTVMNDAIQGHSGFLSPEHPSSRFPQQPSMPEPIAPTESSSRHHDEDEEENESDATESADSENDMDPPSTMWELRRSSSSSVLSSEETDAEALERREFMKAYVEKVFHGRQDLDQEEKARFGELCTGENGKGREWFAKYVSAQRCHSKCVSEATFYRLVQSFAVVLFECYQMDGYSPAKNLMTMCFTYYYIGKSQPSPAELLDRGVPPAGLDSYLNKANSWLSVKKDAAERLLKNSSKTDVKGFFGGLESKLRSSVTQKSEGVENPVETKPKSVSEAPEVKKGEKVYLYTHLKQQPIWHTLRFWNAAFFDAVHCERKKRSPTTREKWCHMTQEERDDTSKMDENIAFGQLGTFTHNMLAFGLSKKLCNDFLKKQAVIGNLNKEQYTLLSDHIEKMAAE